The genomic region GTTGCATATGATGGCAGAAACAGTATTAAGTACCTCTAGTTAGGCTAAATTTAGCGATTATTCGTTATCCCATTCAATTTCATTTTTTAGTGCCTGTAATGGTGTTAAAAGCAGATCGGCTATGTCCGTTCTTCCTCTAGCCTTGTAGATATCTATAGCTTTTTGAAAATCTGCCACTGCTCCCTGTTTATCTTCTATTCCAGTTCTAGCATGAGCGCGTGCTATATAAGCTTCTGCATAATCTGGATTAAGTTTAATGGCTTGAGTAAAATCTTCAAATGCTTCTTGATAAAATCCTTTTCTACCTCTGTCAAAACCTTGTTGATAAAGTTCGTTGGCTTTCATGAGATTTTTTAAACTCTCACGCCTATTATCTTATAGACAAATTTCTTCAAGTGTAAAAAGTAACTTATTTAAGCTTACTCACCCCATTCAATTTCATTTTTTAGCGCCTGTAATGGTGTTAGAAGCATATCAGCTATGTCCGTTCTTCCTCTAGCTTTGTAGATATCTATAGCTTTTTGGAAATCTGTCACTGCCCCCTGTTTATCTCCTGTTAAAGTTCTAGCATGACTACGGTAAATATAAGCTTCTGCAAAGTCAGGATTGAGATTAATGGCTTGAGTAAAATCGTCAAATGCTTCTTTGTATTGTCCGTTTCTACCTCGATCGCGCCCTTGTTGATAAAGTTCGTTAGCTTTCATGGCAATCCTTAATCTCTGCTCTTCGTTACGCTTCTTACATAATGGGTCAAGGTTAACTACTTTTCCCGATGAATTAATTATATAGCAACCAGGATAATCCTGAGCTATCACTACATTCTGAAAAAGAGATAGAGTTGATATAGCAATAAAAGAAAAGCCAGAAATTAAATGTCTTAGTTTTAGCATTATCTATATTATATTATATTGATTAATTTCATTGTTTTGTAAATTGCAAAATTCGTAAACTTCACTATTTATATATAAGCATAGTAATTTATCTACCTTTTGTAGTAAATCCACTTAAATATTTGCTTACGAGCAGATAAATCCAGCGAAATTTCAGTAAAATTTCGCTGGATTTGTTTGTAAAAACAGCGTTATTTACGAAATAGTTTCTAAACAGCCTGTGAGCTGCAACTATGAATTACTTACAAAAGTTCGCTATATTTATCGGTATCGCAACTGCAATTAATGGCATAACTTTCAAAGCACAAGCTCAATTCTGTGCTGATGCCTCTCAGACAGCACTAACAAAAGCTCGACTAGATGAAATTGCTGGTAATCAAAGTATACCAGTGGGGCAGGCTCCACTAGCCTTTCAAAACTTTGCACTAGCTACTATCAGACCAGGTACTCCAATTCCAGAAAATAAGCGCAAATTTGCATCACCAGAAAGGGAAGCTAAGACGGGTGGTAAATTAAAGAATGTAATACCAGATGGGGTGCTTTCACTTATGGTTTACCCTCCGCTTTTCCCACCGGAAGAATATCAAGACAGTGTTTTCTATGAGGTTAAAGCATTAAGTGGAGGTTTGTTACCACCAAGTTACGACGAATACCAAATTCTTGGCTTCCTTGATGCTCTCCGCAGAAGCGATGCAGGATTAGCAGGAAGAATACCAGCAATTATTTTTCTTACTACCGCA from Chroococcidiopsis sp. SAG 2025 harbors:
- a CDS encoding tetratricopeptide repeat protein encodes the protein MKANELYQQGFDRGRKGFYQEAFEDFTQAIKLNPDYAEAYIARAHARTGIEDKQGAVADFQKAIDIYKARGRTDIADLLLTPLQALKNEIEWDNE
- a CDS encoding tetratricopeptide repeat protein: MKANELYQQGRDRGRNGQYKEAFDDFTQAINLNPDFAEAYIYRSHARTLTGDKQGAVTDFQKAIDIYKARGRTDIADMLLTPLQALKNEIEWGE